One Thermosipho japonicus DNA window includes the following coding sequences:
- a CDS encoding ABC transporter ATP-binding protein encodes MNVKKYTKKQILQLFKEHFLYLLFAFLLLVCATGMTIPIPLLSRNIINSILTKSISSNLFKIQIILLLMVSLSKEFLMYISYYIFESRMRFFSSSLRKTIFEVAQNNFNQISSLETGRLLTYISSDTERIQKFFYPSLVFFMKDLLTFSFALTVGLFLNPLTIVVSILPLVIFFVLAHYVNPKIRVLTHKALESQTEFVSRLKEYIQGMEMFRVFLKQKFSITKFKEFNEEYTKNDIRRVKSIILFNIPLTILFNSGYVIAIIVGVYQMKIGTMQAGGLVAVLMVVNYIYDSARNFWDFNIHRQEIKVVSKRLSEILETPFTKRCDITAVQQHLNGKIESLKIYIPSFSYKSGTLLLENFKLHAQKGEIVGLFGKSGIGKSTVIKIILGLLGIEKNYVFVNNVPLNKIEINSYYSRIGYLPQHSVLFKGTVKENILLGEEKSLDNKLLEFLDDLSLEKEVEEGGRNLSGGERQRISIVRTFAKGDKDLYLLDEPTTYLDGAKIRTLKELIKSKSSESIILIVSHSRNFLENLCDSIVEFS; translated from the coding sequence ATGAATGTGAAAAAATACACTAAAAAGCAGATATTGCAGTTGTTTAAAGAACATTTTTTATACCTTCTTTTTGCCTTTTTGTTGCTTGTTTGTGCAACAGGGATGACAATTCCCATTCCGTTGCTCTCGAGAAATATCATTAACTCCATATTGACTAAGAGTATTTCGAGCAATCTGTTCAAAATTCAAATAATACTGCTTCTAATGGTAAGTCTATCGAAGGAATTCTTAATGTATATTTCGTATTACATCTTTGAAAGTAGAATGAGATTTTTTTCCTCATCGCTAAGGAAAACTATATTTGAAGTGGCTCAGAATAATTTCAACCAGATTTCTTCTTTAGAAACAGGTAGATTGTTAACCTACATTAGTTCAGATACGGAAAGAATTCAAAAATTTTTCTATCCAAGTTTAGTGTTTTTCATGAAAGACTTACTCACGTTTTCATTTGCCTTAACTGTTGGGCTCTTTTTAAATCCCTTGACCATTGTTGTATCAATCCTTCCTTTGGTGATTTTTTTCGTATTGGCTCACTACGTGAATCCTAAGATTAGAGTTTTAACACACAAAGCTCTTGAGTCACAGACAGAGTTTGTAAGTAGGTTGAAGGAATACATCCAGGGTATGGAGATGTTCAGGGTGTTTTTGAAGCAAAAATTTTCTATAACAAAATTTAAGGAGTTCAATGAGGAGTATACAAAGAATGATATCAGACGAGTAAAGTCAATTATTCTATTTAACATACCACTTACTATACTCTTTAATAGTGGCTATGTCATAGCAATTATCGTAGGGGTTTATCAAATGAAAATAGGTACTATGCAAGCTGGTGGTTTGGTGGCGGTATTGATGGTGGTAAACTACATTTACGATTCAGCTAGAAACTTCTGGGATTTCAACATACATCGCCAAGAGATAAAAGTTGTGTCCAAAAGACTTTCAGAAATTTTGGAAACACCGTTTACAAAAAGATGCGATATTACTGCCGTGCAACAACACTTGAATGGAAAAATCGAATCGCTGAAGATATACATACCAAGTTTTTCTTACAAAAGTGGAACTTTGTTGCTTGAAAACTTCAAACTGCATGCCCAAAAAGGTGAAATTGTTGGGCTTTTTGGAAAAAGCGGAATAGGAAAGAGCACGGTAATAAAGATCATTCTGGGGCTTTTAGGTATAGAAAAGAACTATGTTTTTGTCAACAACGTACCGCTGAATAAAATCGAGATAAATTCGTATTATAGCAGAATTGGTTATCTTCCTCAACATTCGGTTTTATTCAAGGGAACGGTTAAAGAAAACATACTTCTTGGAGAAGAGAAATCTCTTGATAATAAGCTACTGGAATTTCTTGATGATCTCTCACTTGAAAAAGAAGTGGAAGAAGGCGGTCGCAACCTTTCCGGGGGAGAACGACAGAGGATATCGATAGTAAGAACATTTGCAAAAGGTGATAAAGATCTGTATCTTTTAGATGAACCAACAACTTATTTGGATGGAGCAAAGATTAGAACATTAAAAGAACTGATAAAAAGCAAATCAAGCGAGTCTATAATTCTGATTGTTTCGCACTCCCGGAATTTCTTGGAAAATTTATGTGATAGTATCGTAGAATTTTCTTAA